In Arachis stenosperma cultivar V10309 chromosome 1, arast.V10309.gnm1.PFL2, whole genome shotgun sequence, one DNA window encodes the following:
- the LOC130973363 gene encoding probable receptor-like protein kinase At5g20050: MEDRKVNTIAIVSVVTLIIVIMVARIALKLSKAFFLICGADVAVIVAIFSFVLIRNRYNKRRKQLESRFKSEGRELRIEYSFLRKVAGVPTKFRYTELEEATDGFQALLGKGSSATVFKGILSDGTSVAVKRIDDGAERGEREFRSEVAAIASVQHVNLVRLYGYCNAPSSPRYLVYEYISNGSLDSWIFPKKESDNSRRRVGGCLPWSLRYKVAIDVAKGLSYLHHDCRARILHLDVKPENILLDEGYRAVVADFGLSKLVGKDVSQVMTTLRGTRGYLAPEWLLERGVSEKTDIYSYGMVLLEMIGGRRNVCKVEDPKDKSKKKLQFFPKIVNEKVREGKLMEIVDERLLVEGGGGVEESEVVRLVNVALWCIQERPRMRPSMAQVADMLEGRVTVEEPPDSRMVLVDLISEDEDNPVVLDHNQNNMARLLTSMSSHEDCSSTYSMGTTTILSGR, from the coding sequence ATGGAGGACAGAAAAGTCAACACAATAGCCATCGTATCAGTGGTAACACTGATCATAGTGATCATGGTTGCTCGCATCGCGTTGAAGCTCTCAAAGGCCTTCTTCCTAATATGCGGTGCTGACGTGGCCGTGATCGTGGCCATCTTCTCCTTCGTCCTAATCAGAAACCGTTACAACAAACGGAGGAAGCAGTTAGAGTCACGGTTCAAGTCAGAAGGGAGAGAGCTCCGAATAGAGTACAGCTTCTTGCGCAAAGTGGCAGGCGTCCCAACTAAATTCCGTTACACGGAGCTCGAGGAAGCAACCGACGGTTTTCAAGCACTTCTTGGAAAAGGCTCCTCCGCAACGGTCTTCAAAGGGATCCTCAGCGACGGAACTTCCGTTGCCGTGAAGCGAATCGACGACGGAGCCGAAAGAGGCGAAAGAGAGTTCAGATCAGAGGTTGCAGCCATTGCTAGCGTTCAACACGTCAACCTCGTGCGTTTATATGGTTACTGCAATGCTCCTTCTTCACCAAGGTACCTTGTTTATGAGTACATATCAAACGGTTCGTTAGATTCTTGGATTTTTCCGAAAAAGGAAAGTGACAATAGTAGAAGAAGAGTTGGAGGGTGTTTGCCTTGGAGCTTAAGGTACAAAGTGGCAATCGATGTGGCGAAAGGACTTAGCTACCTCCACCATGATTGCAGGGCAAGGATTCTTCACCTTGATGTGAAGCCAGAGAATATACTCTTAGATGAGGGTTACAGAGCAGTTGTGGCGGATTTCGGGCTTTCCAAGCTGGTTGGAAAGGATGTTAGTCAAGTTATGACAACACTGAGAGGAACAAGAGGGTATTTAGCGCCTGAGTGGCTCTTGGAAAGAGGGGTTTCGGAGAAGACTGATATCTATAGCTATGGGATGGTTTTGTTGGAGATGATTGGAGGGAGAAGGAATGTTTGTAAGGTGGAAGATCCAAAGGACAAGAGTAAGAAGAAGTTGCAGTTTTTTCCAAAGATTGTGAATGAGAAAGTGAGGGAAGGGAAGTTGATGGAGATTGTGGATGAGAGATTATTGGTGGAGGGGGGTGGTGGTGTTGAGGAGAGTGAGGTGGTTAGGTTGGTGAATGTTGCATTGTGGTGCATACAAGAGAGGCCACGAATGAGGCCTAGTATGGCACAAGTTGCTGATATGCTAGAAGGCCGTGTCACAGTTGAGGAGCCACCAGATAGTAGAATGGTGCTTGTTGATTTGATATCTGAAGATGAAGATAACCCTGTAGTGCTGGATCACAATCAGAATAACATGGCAAGGTTATTGACATCTATGTCTAGTCATGAAGATTGTTCATCAACCTACTCAATGGGAACTACCACTATTCTATCTGGTAGATAG